The window GCGACCCCTGGGGCCCGTACGGCAGCGTCTGCGCGGTGTGCACGTCGTCATGGACACCGGCCTGCTCGTGCTGCCAGTACGGGTCGTACTGCTCGTACAGGCCGCCGACCTGCTGATACGGGTTGTACGGGTCGTACGGGTTATGGCGGCCCCCGTACCCCTCGTGACCCCCGTACCCCTCGGACAGGCTGTACTGCTCGTACGGGTTGTACGGCCCGTAGGGCTCATACGCCTCGTGGTTCTCGTACGCGCCGTACGCCTCGCAGGTCTCGTACCGCAGATCGCTCACGCGGCGAGAACCTAGCGGAGCGCCCGTCACTCTCCAAAGCGCTCCGCGTGCGTTCAGTAACCGAAAGCGCGGGCCGTGTTGACCGCGAGCGCCGTCGCCAGGGTGTCCTCGTCGATGCCGCGCACGGCGGCCATCGCACGCACCGTGACCGGAACGAGGTACGGGGCGTTGGGCCGTCCGCGGTACGGCGCCGGCGTCAGGAAGGGCGCGTCGGTCTCCACCAGGACCAGTTCCAGCGGGGCGACGGCGAGGGCGTCCCGCAGGTGCTGGGCGTTCTTGAAGGTGACGTTTCCGGCGAAGGACATGTAGTAGCCGGCGCGGGCGCACACCTCGGCCATCTCCGCGTCGCCCGAGTAGCAGTGGAACACCGTCCGCTCGGGGGCACCCTCCTCCTTGAGGACGCGCAGGACGTCGGCGTGGGCGTCCCGGTCGTGGATGACGAGGGCCTTGCCGTGCCTCTTGGCGATCTCGATGTGGGCGCGGAAGGACCGCTCCTGTGCCGCCTTGCCCTCGGGTCCGGTGCGGAAGTAGTCGAGCCCGGTCTCGCCGACGCCCTTGACCTGGGGCAGCGCGGCCAGCCGGTCGATCTCGGCCAGGGCCTCGTCGAGCGCGGCGTCCCCGCCCGGCTCGCGCGCTCCCTGCCGCGACCAGCCGTCCGGATCGCCGTGGACGATGCGCGGGGCCTCGTTCGGGTGCAGGGCGACCGTCGCGTGGACGCTGTCGTACGCGGCGGCCGTCTCGGCAGCCCATCGCGAACCGCCCAGGTCGCAGCCGACCTGGACGACCGTCGTCACGCCCACCGACGCGGCCTTGGCCAGGCCCTCCTCGACCGTGCCGGACTGCATGTCGAGGTGGGTGTGGGAGTCGGCGACCGGTATCCGGAGCGGCTCCGGAAGCGGGGGCGCCGCGTTCTTGTCGGCGTTCGAAGGCATGACCCGATCCTACGGAAGGGGCCGGTCGTCACCCTTCGCCGTCCGCCGGCGGCAGGAACGCGCCCTCCTCAGCCCGCCTTCTCAGTCCGCCTTGTCAGCCGGCCTTGCGGTGGAAGGGGTGCAGCAGGTCCGACAGGTGCCAGTGGTGGTCGCCGTGGACCTCCTGCGCGCGGTCCGCCGCCTCCTCCCCGGGCGGGGGCTCGTGCCGGTGGTCCTCGTGCCGGTGCAGATGGCTCTGCGCGGACGACACCCGCCCGGCCCGCATGATCCGGACGACGTGCCCGTCGCAGTTCTGGCAGTTCGGCCGGCTGAGCGGGGACGGGACGAGGCGGCCGTCCGCCACGTACCGCACGCACTCGTGGCCGTCGCCGTCCGTGTAGTGCTCGATCTCGTACGACTGCTCCCACCCGTGCCCGCACCTCATGCAGGCGAAGGAGTAGGACTCGTTGACGACGGCGGTGGCCGTACCGCGGTGGCCGAAGCCCCGCCCTTCGATGTCGCTCATGCCAGCTCCTCGTGTCCGCGTGTCCGCTGGACAAAAGGGACGGTTGCCGTCCCGTCGTCCAGTGAACTCCTCCGCCGGCGGCGACGCACAAGGCCTGGGGAGTGTTGGAGGCGTTTTGGGCCCCGCTTGCCAAAGGGTCCCTCCGACGGCCGAAGTCCCTTTGCCTTCCCGGACGGCTCTTTGCCGCTCCATGGGGCGGCCGCTCATGAGAGATGCGCCCTGCTCAGAGCGGGTGTGAGCGAGGTCTCACGCCCCGGCGCGCTTGGCGGCGACCACCGCGTCGAACACCTCCCGCTTGGGCACTCCGGCCTCCACCGCGACGGCCGCGATGGCCTCCTTGCGGCGTTCCCCGGCCTCCTCGCGCACCCGCACCCGCCGCACCAGTTCCTCGGGGCCGATCTCCTCGGGCCCCTTCTCGGGCGCCCCCTCGACCACGACGGTGATCTCGCCGCGCACGCCCTCGGCGGCCCACGCGGCCAGCTCCCCGAGTCCGCCGCGCCGCACCTCCTCGTAGGTCTTGGTCAGCTCCCGGCAGACGGCGGCCCGCCGCTCGGCGCCGAAGACCTCGGCCATCGCCGCGAGCGTGTCGTCGAGCCGGTGCGGGGCCTCGAAGTAGACCAGCGTGCGCCGCTCGTCCGCGACCTCCCGCAGCCGGCTCAGCCGCTCGCCCGCCTTGCGCGGCAGGAACCCCTCGAAGCAGAACCGGTCGACCGGCAGCCCGGACAGCGCGAGCGCGGTGAGCACGGCGGACGGGCCCGGCACCGCCGTCACCCGGATGTCCTGCTCCACGGCGGCAGCGACCAGCCGGTAGCCCGGGTCGGACACGGACGGCATGCCCGCGTCCGTCACCAGCAGCACACGCGCCCCGCCGAGCAGCTCCTCGACCAGCTCCGGCGTGCGGGCGGACTCGTTGCCCTCGAAGTACGACACGACGCGCCCCTTGGGGGTGACGCCGAGCGCCTGGGTGAGCCGGCGCAGCCGCCGGGTGTCCTCCGCGGCGACCACGTCCGCGCCGGCCAGCTCCTCGGCGAGCCGGGGCGGCGCGTCCTGGACGTCGCCGATGGGGGTGCCCGCCAAAACAAGGGTTCCAGTCACGCCTCCCATCCTCTCAAGCGCCGTCGCGGGCGAACGCCGAGTGCCGTCGTGGGCGAACGCGTCCCGGCCGGTACGGGCCATGCGCGGGACTCACACGGAACGGTTCCCTACGATGGCGCGGTGACCAGTACCGCGTCCCACACGGACACCCGGCAGGGCCCGGCCCCGCACGACCAGCGGCCGACATGGCAGCAGCGCCTGCGCCGCTTCGGCCACTCCGCGGGGCACGCAAGCGGCGAGAGGGGCGTCGTCGACCGGCTGGTGCCGCCGTATGCGCAGCCCGGCGGGCGCCTGTGGGCAGCCCTGGGCGTCCCGCGGACCCTCGCCGACCGGATCGTGCGCTGGTCCGGCTGGGGCGGCCCGCTGCTGGTCACGCTGGTGGCGGGCGTGCTGCGGTTCTGGAACCTGGGCAGCCCGAAGGCGGTGATATTCGACGAGACGTACTACGCCAAGGACGCGTGGGCGCTCGTCCACCGCGGCTTCGAGGTCAACTGGGACAAGAACGCCAACGACCTGATCCTCAAGACCGGCGGGCACGTCCCCATTCCCACGGACGCGGCCTATGTCGTGCACCCGCCGGTCGGCAAGTACGTGATCGGCCTCGGCGAGCTGATCTTCGGGTTCAACCCGTTCGGCTGGCGCTTCATGACGGCCCTGCTCGGCACGCTGTCGGTGCTGATGCTGTGCCGGATCGGCCGACGCCTGCTGCGCTCCACCTTCCTCGGCTGCCTGGCCGGCGCGCTGATGGCGGTGGACGGCCTGCACTTCGTGATGAGCCGGACCGCGCTGCTCGACGGCGTGCTGATGTTCTTCGTGCTGGCCGCCTTCGGCTGCCTGCTGATCGACCGCGACCGGACCCGGGCGAAACTCGCCGCCGCGCTTCCGGCCGACGACGACGGGCGGGTGCGGCCCGACGCGTACACGGCCGAGACGGCCCGCCTAGGACTGCGCCCCTGGCGCTGGGCGGCGGGCCTCATGCTGGGCCTGGCGTTCGGCACCAAGTGGAACGGCCTGTACATCCTGGCCGCGTTCTGCGTGATGGCCGTGCTGTGGGACGTGGGCGCCCGCAAGGTGGCCGGCGCCTGGCGCCCGTACTCGGCCGTGCTGAAGCGGGACACCGGCATCACCTTCCTGGCCACGGTCCCGGTCGCGATCGCCGTGTACCTGGTCTCCTGGATCGGCTGGATCCGCTCCCCCGCCGACGGCAGCGGCGGCTACTTCCGCGACTGGGCCGCGAACGACGGCAAAGGCAGCGGCTTCGCCTTCCTGCCGGACTGGCTGCGGAGCCTGTGGCACTACGAGCACGAGGTCTACAAGTTCCACGTCGGCCTGTCCTCGCCGCACAACTACCAGTCCAACCCGTGGAGCTGGATCGTCGACGGCCGCCCGGTCTCGTACTTCTACGAGTCGCCCTCCCCGGGCACGGCGGGCTGTCCCACGGACGCCGCCGGCAAGTGCGCACGCGAGGTCCTCGCCATCGGCACGCCGATGCTGTGGTGGGCGGCCTGCGCCGCGCTGGTGTACGTGCTGTGGCGCTGGTTCTTCCGCCGCGACTGGCGTGCGGGCGCCATCGCCTGCGGCGCCGCCGCCGGCTACCTCCCCTGGTTCATGTACCAGGAGCGCACGATCTTCTTCTTCTACGCCATCGTCTTCCTGCCCTTCCTCTGTCTGGCGGTGGCGATGCTGATCGGCGCGATCGTGGGCCCGCCCGGCTCCTCGGAGACCCGCCGCGTCGCGGGCGCGACCGGCGCGGGCGTGCTGTTCCTGCTGATCGCCTGGAACTTCGTCTATTTCTGGCCGCTGTACACGGGCACGTCGATCCCGATCGACTCGTGGCGTTCAAGGATGTGGCTGGACACCTGGGTCTAGCTGGGCAGACACACCACGAGGGCGCGGCCGATGGCCGCGCCCTCGTGGTCGTTGATGGTCGTTGGCGGTCACCACTGGCCGACCTCGGACGGCCCAGAGACGGAGTCGAATCTCAGTTGGTGGCTGAGCAGCCCAAAACCCCGTCCACACGCCGTCCACGCACCCCGAGACGAGACGTTCGAACGCGAGACAGAGCAAGACAGTCCCTCGATCACAGGGGTACCTGACGAAGGGCCCGTGACCTGCTGAAACAGCAGGTCACGGGCCCTTCGTTTCCGTGTGGCGGCGCCCGTGTGTAAGCGTCGAGCAGGCAGGGTCTAATGGCCAACGCCGCTCTTGTTGTTGCGGTCATGTATGTGCAGGTGGATGTGGGTCTGGCCGCTGCCTTGGCCGCCGCGTTGGCCGCCGCCTTGGCCGCGGCCGCCTTGGCCGCGGCCGTAGCCGCCGTGGCCGTAGCCGCCGCCGTAGCCGCCGTGGCCGTGGCCGTAGCTGTAGCCGTGGCCGTAGCTGTAGCCGTGGCCGTAGCTGTAGCCGTGGCCGTGGCCGCCGTGGTCGCCGTGGTCGCCGCCGGGGTCGCCGTAGTCGCTGCTGTAACCGGAATGGTGACCCTGGTCGTAGCTCGCGTCATGGGCCGAAGCGGTCCCCGCCGCGCCGATCGCCGCGCCGCCGGCCATGACAACACCGGCCGCGGACACCGCGAAGAGGCGCTTAATGCGCTGTGCTCGCATGGGTAATACCTTTCCTTCCATCGCCTCGCGCAATGGAACCGCGCGAGATTGATGGCCGCGCCCGCCATATGAGATGCAGCGGCGCGGTCTTAAGGCGTCACCGCTGGATTGATGAGAAGCACGTCCCGGGCTCCGATGCCGCCATGCCGCCCGCCCAGGTTCCACGGGCGAGCGCCGCGACCACGGGCCCCACTGAGGAGACTCGCCGGACGGGGCGTGCCCCGATTGCGGCTTCACTGGTAAACGCTAGTCCGTCCGCAAGTCGGCATCCAGACCGTCGAGCAGATCCAGCCCGACCTGATCCTCCCCACTGGCAAGTGCAAGGGAAAAGCCCGTCCGCTGCCCCAGGCGCCGGCAGACTTCCAGCGGGCTCAGTATGTCTACTACGGCCTGCGGGTTTCCTTCGCCCTGGCACTGCCGGGGGCACATGGGGGACTCGCTGTGGCGCCTCGCAGAGGGTCTGTCACCCACGGGGGCTTTACAGTCCGCGCAACGATCAAGCCCTCATATGCATGGGTTACGCCGGTTGGATGTGACTGAGCGCTTGAGCGAGTGGGCGCGTTCAACCGGCGACGGGAGCACTACGTCCCGACGGCGCGGGGCGGCGGTGGGCCTTGGCGTCGATTGGCGACTCTGGGGGCTGTTATGTCAGTGGAGCCAGTTATGTTGCTGGGCATGACAAGTTGGATCGACTGCGGCGTCCTAGCGTGGGCGGGAGAAGAACGGTACCGGGACGACGAAACCGTCCTGGTCTACTTCAAGGGGACCAGCCTGGCCGCCATGGCGGAAGGCCTGTCCGCGCAGCAGCGGCCGCCGTTCGCCTACGGCAACGACACTGCACCCAGCGAGTGGGGCGTGATCGTGCACCACATGTTCAACCGCGACGACTACGACGAGATCGATTACCGCGAGCTGTGCCCCCAGGGCGCTGAGCTGATGGTGTTCGTTCCCAACCCGTGCGTTGCCAAGGCCCACGGACCCAAGGCGTACCACTACAAGGACGGCCAGATATCGTCCTGCATCGACTACGAGGATCCCGACTACGTCGGAGAGTACTGGCCCAACAAGCTGGCCCCCCTCATCACGGCGGCCGGACTGGACCACCAGAACGAGACCTACGAGGAGCAGCTGACCCAGCTGATCTGTGACCACCTGGGGCTGCCCGCACTGGATCGCGCCACCATCACGGTGGACCGCGACCTGGTGGCCTCCTACTTCTAGGACTAGAAGGAGCCGGGCTCTCATCACTGTCCCCGGATGAACGTGTGTAGCTCCCGTCCCTCAGGCTGGCTGGCGTCCGGGGTCAGCTCACGGCGGTTCCAGGGCGTGTCCGACGGGTCGGCAGAGTCCCTGCGACTCTCCCGACTACGCTCGCGCGGGAGCGCCCCGCGGCGCGTGGCTGCGGGGCGCCTTGTGGGGTTTAGTCGACCGGCTGCCCGTCGTACTTACCGCCCTTGCAGGGGTTGCCCGGCAAGTCGATCCGGGGCGATCCGCCGCCGTCAATGCACTGGTTAGGGCCGACGACGGGGGCACCCTGTGCGGTGGCGGCAGTGGCGGTGGCGGCGCCTGTGAGGCCGAGTCCGGCGAGGGCTGCCGTGGCGCTGACGGCGGCGAGGATTCGTCGAATGCGCATTTGGTTTCCCTTTCACGGATTATCTCGGTCGGCACACTAGTCAGCTTGATCTCCACCCATGTGGGTGGCGCGTCATCTTGCGCCATTCGGGTGATAGTGCTGACGGGTGCGGGGTCGGTGACGCGACCCGTCGGACAGGTCCTAGACGAAGCCACTTGGCACCCGCACGATGACCACGGTCCCGGCCCGATCGAGCAGCCGGCCGCCAAGGTTCCGGCTCGGGGCCCGGCGTCACGGCAGCCAAGCGGATGCCTCACTCAACAGAGCTTCAACGGCACCGAGTTCATTCGCGGAAATGGATCCCGATGCCTCAAGATGCGCGCCCCGGCCGTCGCAGTGACACTGAAAGGACGTCTGAGCAAGCGCCGAAAGGAGCCACCCTATGCGTATTCGACGCGCTGTCACCGCCGCCCTCGCCGCGGCCGCCCTCGCCGGGCTCGGCGTCGTCAACGCCGCGACTGCCCAGGCCGCTCCTCCCCGCATCAGCTGGGGCGACTGCACCTCCAACGGTGGTTACGTGGTGAACCCGTCTCCCAGCGCCTACGTCTGTAACGGCGGGAAGTACGGCGGAGCGGCCATCACGTCGATGTAGGCACGGCCCACGGACTGCCCGAGCTGCCTGAGACGGCCCCGGCCGGAGGCGAGTGCCCTGGCCGGGGCCCTGCAGGACCTTCGCGCAAAGAGGACGGAGTTTCCCCGAGGCTTGCACGTGCGACCTGTGGAGGACTTCATGCACACGACTCGATCCCGTGCCCGTTTCGCCGCCGTCTGCGCCACCACCCTGTGCGTCACGGGTGCCCTGTCGCTCCCCGCCCTCGCTTCGTCGTCGCCCTCGCCGTCGGCGGTCTCCAGGCTGGACAAGCAGTTCCTGACCGCGGCCCATCAGGGAAACCTCTGGGAGATCACGACCAGTGAGCAGGCTCAGAGCGCCGCAACCACCGCCTGCGTCAAGCGAGTCGGCGTGGACTTCATCCGCGACCACCGCACCCTCGACGCCGCTGTCGTGAAGACCGCGACCCGACTCGGCGTGGTACTGCCGTCCACGCAGACGGACGCGCAGCTGAGGCAGACCGCCGCCCTCAAGCGCCTCGCCGGGACAGCCGCGTACGACACCGCGTGGCTCAAGGCCCAGTACCCCGCCCACGTGCAGACCCTCGCGCTCATCGACAAGGAGATCGCCACGGGCGCCAACCCCGTCATCAAGTCCCTGGCCAAGAGCGCCCGCCCGGTGGTCGCACGCCACACCGGGATGGTCGACCACGGCGTGTGCCACGCGTAGACGCCCGCCTGCTCACGGATGTGAGCAGGAGTCAGCCGGCTGATCACCGTCAGCCGGCTGATCACTGTTCGGACACCATTCGAAAACGGACCCGCAGGCTCCCCGGCGGCCGCCTACAGTGCGGTGGTCCGCAACGGGGAGGGAGCGCTTCCATGCGCAAGGGGGTCAAGGCCGCTGTCATCGGCGGGGTGTTCGCCGCGATGGTCGGCGGGGCGGGGTACGGGACGTACAACTTCGTGTCCGCGCTGAACGGGGGCACGGTCACCGAAAGCGGCCCGGCGCCGGCCAGGACCGGGCCGCCGAGCCGTGACGAGGTGAAGGAGACCTCGGCGAAGTTCTTCGCGGCCTGGGAGAAGGACCGGCCCGCCGAGGCCGCCTCGTACACCAACTTCCCCGAGGCGGCCGAGCAGTTGCTCATGGCCTACGGACACGACGCGCACATCACCCGCGTGAAGATCACCCCCGGCACCGCCGCCGGGGCCACCGTGCCCTTCTCGGTCAAGGCCACCGTGTCGTACGACGGGAAGTCCAAGCCGCTGGCCTACGCCGGCCGGCTGACCGTCGTACGCGGCGTGTCCACCCACCAGCCGCTGGTCGACTGGCAGCCCTCCGTCGTCCACCCCGACCTGGTCAAGGGCGACACCCTCGTCACCGCGGAGTCGGCGTCACCGCCGATCGAGGCCGTCGACCGCAACGGCGTCGTGCTGACCAAGGACGAGTACCCCTCGCTCGGGCCGATCCTGGACGAGCTGGGGGCCAAGTACGGCGACAAGGCGGGCGGCGAGCCGGCGGTCGAGCTGAGCATCCTGCACGAGGACTCCGGCGCCGCCGCCGAGACCCCGCTGGTCACCCTCGCCAAGGGCCGGCCGGGCAAGCTGCGCACCACCCTCAGCGCGAGTGCGCAGGCGGCGGCCGAGCAGGCCGTGCAGCGGTACGCCGAGTCGTCCGTGGTCGCCGTGAAGCCGTCCACCGGCGAGGTGCTCGCGGTCGCCAACCACCGGAGCGACGGCTTCAACGCGGCCTTCCTCGGCAAACTCGCGCCCGGCTCCACCATGAAGATCATCAGCGCGGCCACCCTCATCGACAACGGGCTCACGAAGGCCGCCGGGCCCGCGCCCTGCCCGAACGAGGCGGTGTGGCAGAGCCAGACCTTCCACAACCTCCAGAACATGCAGCCCAACGAGCAGGCCACCCTCGCGGACAGCTTCGCCCGGTCCTGCAACACGGCGTTCGTGAAGTACGCGGGCAAGGTCCAGGTCGACTCCCTGACCAGGGAGGCCGAGGAGCGC of the Streptomyces sp. NBC_01788 genome contains:
- a CDS encoding TatD family hydrolase, with the translated sequence MPSNADKNAAPPLPEPLRIPVADSHTHLDMQSGTVEEGLAKAASVGVTTVVQVGCDLGGSRWAAETAAAYDSVHATVALHPNEAPRIVHGDPDGWSRQGAREPGGDAALDEALAEIDRLAALPQVKGVGETGLDYFRTGPEGKAAQERSFRAHIEIAKRHGKALVIHDRDAHADVLRVLKEEGAPERTVFHCYSGDAEMAEVCARAGYYMSFAGNVTFKNAQHLRDALAVAPLELVLVETDAPFLTPAPYRGRPNAPYLVPVTVRAMAAVRGIDEDTLATALAVNTARAFGY
- the rsmI gene encoding 16S rRNA (cytidine(1402)-2'-O)-methyltransferase, yielding MTGTLVLAGTPIGDVQDAPPRLAEELAGADVVAAEDTRRLRRLTQALGVTPKGRVVSYFEGNESARTPELVEELLGGARVLLVTDAGMPSVSDPGYRLVAAAVEQDIRVTAVPGPSAVLTALALSGLPVDRFCFEGFLPRKAGERLSRLREVADERRTLVYFEAPHRLDDTLAAMAEVFGAERRAAVCRELTKTYEEVRRGGLGELAAWAAEGVRGEITVVVEGAPEKGPEEIGPEELVRRVRVREEAGERRKEAIAAVAVEAGVPKREVFDAVVAAKRAGA
- a CDS encoding dolichyl-phosphate-mannose--protein mannosyltransferase encodes the protein MTSTASHTDTRQGPAPHDQRPTWQQRLRRFGHSAGHASGERGVVDRLVPPYAQPGGRLWAALGVPRTLADRIVRWSGWGGPLLVTLVAGVLRFWNLGSPKAVIFDETYYAKDAWALVHRGFEVNWDKNANDLILKTGGHVPIPTDAAYVVHPPVGKYVIGLGELIFGFNPFGWRFMTALLGTLSVLMLCRIGRRLLRSTFLGCLAGALMAVDGLHFVMSRTALLDGVLMFFVLAAFGCLLIDRDRTRAKLAAALPADDDGRVRPDAYTAETARLGLRPWRWAAGLMLGLAFGTKWNGLYILAAFCVMAVLWDVGARKVAGAWRPYSAVLKRDTGITFLATVPVAIAVYLVSWIGWIRSPADGSGGYFRDWAANDGKGSGFAFLPDWLRSLWHYEHEVYKFHVGLSSPHNYQSNPWSWIVDGRPVSYFYESPSPGTAGCPTDAAGKCAREVLAIGTPMLWWAACAALVYVLWRWFFRRDWRAGAIACGAAAGYLPWFMYQERTIFFFYAIVFLPFLCLAVAMLIGAIVGPPGSSETRRVAGATGAGVLFLLIAWNFVYFWPLYTGTSIPIDSWRSRMWLDTWV
- a CDS encoding DUF4142 domain-containing protein, producing MHTTRSRARFAAVCATTLCVTGALSLPALASSSPSPSAVSRLDKQFLTAAHQGNLWEITTSEQAQSAATTACVKRVGVDFIRDHRTLDAAVVKTATRLGVVLPSTQTDAQLRQTAALKRLAGTAAYDTAWLKAQYPAHVQTLALIDKEIATGANPVIKSLAKSARPVVARHTGMVDHGVCHA
- a CDS encoding penicillin-binding transpeptidase domain-containing protein, translated to MRKGVKAAVIGGVFAAMVGGAGYGTYNFVSALNGGTVTESGPAPARTGPPSRDEVKETSAKFFAAWEKDRPAEAASYTNFPEAAEQLLMAYGHDAHITRVKITPGTAAGATVPFSVKATVSYDGKSKPLAYAGRLTVVRGVSTHQPLVDWQPSVVHPDLVKGDTLVTAESASPPIEAVDRNGVVLTKDEYPSLGPILDELGAKYGDKAGGEPAVELSILHEDSGAAAETPLVTLAKGRPGKLRTTLSASAQAAAEQAVQRYAESSVVAVKPSTGEVLAVANHRSDGFNAAFLGKLAPGSTMKIISAATLIDNGLTKAAGPAPCPNEAVWQSQTFHNLQNMQPNEQATLADSFARSCNTAFVKYAGKVQVDSLTREAEERFGLGRNNWKVGIPSFDGSVPASGGPDTAANLIGQGQVQMSPLNMASVTATAMTGAFRQPVIVSSTLDGRPLAQARGLPAGTVTQLRQMMYRTATSGTAAQAMSGLGGSIGAKTGSAEVDGQDRSNSWFTGYRNDMAAAAVTQEGGHGGDAAGPIVASVLRTAG